A single Pedobacter sp. PACM 27299 DNA region contains:
- a CDS encoding outer membrane beta-barrel family protein yields the protein MKLLIFLLLSLSCCLSAGAQERSTEKQRTDSTAKILNEVAITADKPGLSLKLDKKIFVVGRDILSQNGSANDLLNNLPSVAVSPTGSVSLRGNSNVLILLNGRKTGLTQSNALDQIPAGHIERVEVISNPSARYDAAGAAGIINIILKKNNKAGFTGQLKLVGGLPNDTRLNPSLNYKSDKINLFSTFGIRSTDYVGKYQSEQLLDREGTSPASYRQFKKENRHDDGKLLYLGADYLISDQNTITAAFFKNATKDHDKTALNYNYSLDSTLIRQGESWEKRAYNQLEFNYTRTFKAPKKKFSVDLQYDFWNSEKDWNLNTSRTAPTAALLPGIRTSSAGASKDFLLQTDFVQPVDLNATFEFGLKLENREVSSDYKAEQQTGNDWEILDQIDNKLDYKELIGSGYVQFSSKWKQFSYLLGLRTELTKVRISDAERGYDRRKDYTRLFPTVHLGYQLKESTSLQLSYSKRINRPSLYLLYPFNEITDFNAQYRGNPALNPSYADVFELGFLQNWGKVTLNPSLYYQYLLHPIQDYTYVQQGNIFLSSPINIDQEQRRGMELSILYQPVKLLQVNAEFNYYAFKQRGFYQDQDFNFSGETLTARFSAQLKLPLRVSFQGRYNYSSAERNAQSRTVAVHSLDLGISKNLWKDKASLVLDGTNILNSRNFKTRTIGRNYVLNQTNSPNAERYRLSFVYKFNNKEGQTVRQAKSGNRN from the coding sequence ATGAAACTACTGATATTTCTCCTTTTATCCCTGAGCTGTTGCTTAAGTGCAGGCGCACAGGAGCGCAGCACTGAAAAACAGCGAACAGACAGTACCGCTAAAATCCTGAATGAAGTGGCTATTACGGCCGATAAACCAGGCCTGAGCTTGAAGTTGGACAAAAAGATATTTGTGGTTGGAAGAGACATTTTATCACAAAATGGTTCTGCCAACGACCTGCTCAACAACCTTCCTTCCGTTGCCGTTAGCCCTACAGGCTCGGTTAGTTTAAGGGGGAACAGTAATGTACTCATTCTTTTAAATGGCCGTAAAACAGGATTAACTCAAAGCAATGCATTGGACCAGATTCCTGCCGGGCATATTGAACGGGTAGAAGTCATCAGTAATCCTTCTGCCCGTTACGATGCGGCTGGTGCGGCTGGTATCATCAACATCATCCTTAAGAAAAACAATAAAGCGGGATTTACAGGCCAGCTGAAATTGGTTGGCGGCCTTCCTAATGACACCAGGCTAAACCCAAGTCTGAACTACAAATCTGATAAAATCAACTTATTTTCGACTTTTGGCATCCGCAGTACCGATTATGTTGGCAAATACCAGTCCGAGCAATTGCTTGACCGCGAGGGAACGAGTCCGGCAAGCTACCGGCAATTTAAAAAGGAAAACCGGCACGATGATGGGAAACTCCTCTACCTAGGTGCTGATTATTTGATCAGTGATCAAAACACCATCACGGCTGCTTTCTTCAAAAATGCCACTAAGGACCATGACAAGACCGCTTTAAACTATAATTATTCCTTAGACAGCACTTTAATCCGGCAGGGAGAATCCTGGGAGAAAAGAGCGTATAACCAATTGGAATTCAATTACACAAGAACTTTCAAAGCGCCAAAGAAAAAGTTCAGTGTAGATTTGCAGTATGATTTCTGGAACAGTGAGAAGGATTGGAACCTGAATACCAGCAGGACTGCGCCAACAGCTGCTTTATTGCCTGGCATCAGAACATCTTCGGCAGGTGCCAGCAAAGATTTCCTTTTACAGACGGATTTTGTGCAGCCTGTTGATCTGAATGCGACTTTTGAATTCGGATTAAAATTAGAAAACAGGGAGGTCAGCAGTGATTATAAAGCGGAGCAGCAAACAGGAAATGATTGGGAAATCCTTGACCAGATCGACAACAAGCTAGATTACAAAGAATTGATTGGCAGTGGATATGTACAATTCAGCAGTAAATGGAAGCAGTTTTCTTACTTATTGGGTTTACGTACGGAGTTGACCAAGGTTCGCATATCGGATGCAGAGCGCGGTTACGATCGTCGGAAAGATTACACGCGATTGTTTCCAACGGTCCATTTGGGCTATCAGCTGAAAGAAAGCACAAGTTTGCAATTGAGTTACAGCAAACGCATCAACCGACCATCTTTATACCTTTTATATCCATTTAATGAAATCACTGATTTTAATGCACAATACCGGGGAAATCCTGCATTAAATCCTTCCTATGCGGACGTTTTTGAATTGGGATTTTTACAGAACTGGGGGAAAGTCACGTTGAACCCCTCGCTGTACTATCAATATCTTCTGCATCCAATACAGGACTATACCTATGTACAGCAAGGAAATATTTTCCTGAGCAGCCCCATTAACATCGATCAGGAACAGCGTCGGGGAATGGAACTTTCCATCCTTTATCAGCCTGTAAAACTATTGCAGGTCAATGCAGAGTTTAACTATTATGCTTTCAAACAGCGGGGATTTTATCAGGATCAAGACTTCAATTTTTCTGGCGAAACGCTGACCGCTCGTTTTTCTGCACAGCTGAAATTACCGCTGCGGGTCAGTTTCCAGGGACGCTATAATTATAGCAGCGCAGAAAGAAATGCACAAAGCAGAACAGTGGCAGTCCATTCTTTAGACCTGGGGATCAGTAAAAATCTGTGGAAAGACAAGGCGAGCCTGGTTCTGGATGGTACTAATATTTTAAATTCCCGCAATTTCAAGACCAGGACGATTGGCCGTAACTATGTGCTCAACCAGACAAACAGCCCAAATGCCGAGCG
- a CDS encoding histidine kinase, producing MNRLVLLTLLLLSFSSCKTAEEAGITDPVYQVGDDQEWAFPTHDDHKWSKNRTAVQDRIYWVRAHVELLKGLGTDGHLGLKVNAFGAFEVYWDGQRIGQNGILQQLGQKEVPGTETSCFMIPDALAGKGKHLLAIRASQAYLSDDLRDVILSVGNYDQLIKRPIIIASFMNITAGVFLIAAVYYFFIFINSRKKDKAVLIFCITCFIFFILQVTEYIKVYITIPYDHFYLRLKMIGFLTFVIALLIPLYFSIQFQFKRKGLVLGILGLSLLLIFNHNYGHYDLTSWYFGCAMWFAALLIVGNAMLQKEKGAGIVMTGLLASALIDYFLYYDFSLYISFNIIILCMLYLHTIRSRDAELEYQSALLLSARLQTELLKKNIQPHFIKNTLTSLIDWIEESPKQGVVFIQALSAEFDLLNEMAEETLIPIQKEIELCKVHLKVMQFRKELKYYWSDSGVEASELIPPAILHTLLENGITHSKPLADGSIRFHLSFIRYPEFKQYTLLTMAENREMKYGKERGTGFKYIKARLRESYGAHWTFTSEASPEGWMTTIKINK from the coding sequence ATGAACCGGCTCGTATTATTAACACTTCTGTTACTCTCTTTTTCTTCCTGTAAAACAGCAGAGGAAGCAGGCATTACCGATCCGGTTTATCAGGTAGGTGACGACCAGGAATGGGCTTTTCCAACTCATGACGACCACAAATGGTCAAAAAACAGAACCGCTGTCCAGGATCGTATTTATTGGGTGCGTGCCCATGTCGAATTGCTTAAAGGCTTAGGGACCGATGGACATCTGGGTTTGAAAGTCAATGCTTTTGGCGCGTTTGAAGTGTATTGGGATGGACAGCGGATCGGTCAAAATGGAATATTGCAGCAATTGGGGCAAAAAGAAGTCCCTGGGACAGAGACTAGCTGTTTCATGATCCCCGATGCGCTCGCAGGAAAGGGGAAGCATTTGCTGGCCATCAGGGCCTCACAAGCTTATTTAAGCGACGACTTGCGGGATGTCATTCTCTCGGTAGGGAACTACGATCAGCTTATTAAAAGACCAATCATCATCGCCTCGTTTATGAATATCACTGCTGGTGTATTTCTGATCGCTGCGGTATATTACTTCTTTATCTTCATCAACAGCAGAAAAAAAGACAAGGCAGTACTTATATTTTGTATCACTTGTTTCATTTTCTTTATCCTCCAGGTTACGGAATACATAAAAGTTTACATCACCATTCCTTACGACCATTTTTACCTGCGGCTTAAGATGATTGGCTTCCTTACTTTCGTGATCGCCTTACTGATTCCACTATACTTTAGCATTCAGTTTCAGTTCAAAAGAAAAGGTTTAGTTCTTGGAATATTAGGCCTTTCGCTGCTGCTGATCTTTAACCATAATTATGGCCATTACGATCTGACATCATGGTATTTTGGTTGTGCAATGTGGTTTGCAGCCCTGCTTATTGTTGGAAATGCGATGCTGCAAAAAGAAAAAGGAGCTGGTATTGTGATGACCGGACTGTTGGCCTCGGCCTTGATAGATTATTTCCTGTATTATGATTTTAGTTTATATATCAGCTTCAATATTATCATTTTGTGTATGTTATACCTGCATACCATTAGATCCAGGGATGCAGAACTAGAATATCAATCTGCTTTATTACTTTCCGCCAGACTGCAGACCGAGTTACTCAAGAAGAACATCCAGCCACATTTTATTAAAAACACGCTGACCTCCCTGATCGATTGGATAGAGGAATCGCCAAAACAAGGGGTAGTCTTTATTCAGGCCCTTTCAGCCGAATTTGACCTGCTGAATGAAATGGCTGAAGAGACTTTAATCCCTATTCAAAAAGAAATAGAACTCTGTAAAGTCCACTTGAAAGTGATGCAATTTAGAAAAGAATTGAAGTACTACTGGAGTGACTCAGGTGTGGAGGCCTCAGAGCTGATTCCGCCAGCCATCTTACATACCCTATTGGAGAATGGGATCACACACAGCAAACCTTTAGCCGATGGAAGTATCCGTTTTCATTTGAGCTTTATCAGGTATCCCGAATTTAAACAATACACCCTGTTGACAATGGCCGAAAATCGGGAAATGAAATATGGTAAGGAGAGGGGGACTGGTTTTAAATATATTAAAGCAAGGCTGAGGGAGAGTTACGGAGCGCATTGGACTTTTACTTCTGAGGCCAGTCCGGAAGGTTGGATGACCACCATTAAAATTAATAAATGA
- a CDS encoding LytR/AlgR family response regulator transcription factor, with product MRILIIEDENRIAGRIERMTRSFFAQKLTRLDRFESVAEGLAFLADHEIDVLLLDLNLNGEDGFLILQSLLSRSFHTIVVSAHTEKAITAFEYGVLDFVAKPFDESRLIQAFLRISSPEHQTGKGLRFLAVKKGGLISMVEVQDLIYIKGAGIYAELHLRNGKLELHDKSLEKLEQLLPETFERVHKSYIVAIDQCEKIRVNSGSKYELLLKNGELIPIGRTRYAQLKGKLFV from the coding sequence ATGAGAATACTAATTATAGAAGATGAAAACAGAATCGCCGGTAGAATTGAACGGATGACCCGCAGTTTCTTTGCGCAAAAACTGACGCGCCTCGATCGTTTTGAATCTGTCGCTGAAGGCTTGGCTTTTTTAGCGGATCATGAGATTGATGTTTTACTGCTAGACCTTAATTTAAACGGAGAAGATGGTTTTTTAATCCTGCAATCACTGCTGTCGAGGTCTTTTCACACGATTGTGGTTTCTGCCCATACCGAAAAAGCGATTACTGCATTTGAATATGGTGTGCTTGATTTTGTAGCTAAACCATTTGATGAAAGTAGGTTAATCCAGGCTTTTTTACGGATTTCGAGCCCTGAGCATCAGACAGGAAAGGGGCTAAGGTTTCTGGCGGTAAAAAAAGGAGGGCTGATCTCTATGGTGGAAGTTCAGGACCTGATTTATATCAAAGGCGCTGGGATTTATGCTGAACTTCATTTGAGAAATGGTAAGCTGGAACTTCATGATAAGTCCTTAGAAAAGTTAGAACAGCTGCTTCCAGAGACATTCGAACGGGTGCACAAATCATATATCGTAGCGATCGACCAATGTGAAAAGATCAGGGTCAATTCAGGAAGTAAATATGAACTGCTGCTGAAAAACGGAGAACTGATCCCTATCGGTAGAACCCGCTATGCGCAATTGAAAGGAAAACTGTTTGTGTAA